A region of Saccharomyces kudriavzevii IFO 1802 strain IFO1802 genome assembly, chromosome: 14 DNA encodes the following proteins:
- the PPG1 gene encoding putative serine/threonine-protein kinase PPG1 (similar to Saccharomyces cerevisiae PPG1 (YNR032W); ancestral locus Anc_6.342), which yields MELDECLEKLYKAQLLPEVTVRALCFKLKEMLVKESNVIHIQTPVTVVGDMHGQFHDMLEIFQIGGPVPDTNYLFLGDYVDRGLYSVETIMLLIVLKLRYPSRIHLLRGNHESRQITQSYGFYTECLNKYGGNSRVWQYLTDIFDYLVLCCIIDDEIFCVHGGLSPNVQTIDQIKIIDRFREIPHDGAMADLVWSDPEENNNPTLDHPDNSGQHFQVSPRGAGYTFGRSVVEKFLRMNDMNRIYRAHQLCNEGYQIYFDGLVTTVWSAPNYCYRCGNKASILELYSKDQFYFNVFEEAPENKLLKENSLNDNYSEDSITNSVVNRKLIADYFEDDSASTDGSTDPEMYMFSDVYQARSASNRHVDYFL from the coding sequence ATGGAATTGGACGAATGTTTGGAAAAGCTATACAAGGCCCAGCTGTTGCCTGAGGTGACTGTGAGAGCACTTTGCTttaaattgaaagaaatgcTGGTGAAGGAGTCGAACGTGATTCATATTCAGACACCAGTTACGGTGGTTGGGGACATGCATGGGCAGTTTCACGACATGCTGGAGATCTTCCAGATAGGCGGGCCTGTTCCTGACACGAACTATTTGTTTCTGGGTGATTATGTGGATAGAGGGCTGTATAGTGTGGAAACGATTATGTTACTAATAGTGCTGAAGCTTAGGTATCCTAGTAGAATCCATCTATTGAGAGGAAACCACGAGTCTCGTCAAATTACTCAGAGCTACGGGTTCTACACGGAGTGCTTAAACAAGTACGGCGGCAATTCAAGAGTTTGGCAGTATTTGACGGACATATTTGACTACCTTGTCCTATGCTGCATCATCGACGATGAAATCTTTTGTGTTCACGGTGGATTATCACCTAATGTTCAAACAATAGATCAGATCAAGATTATCGATAGATTTCGAGAAATCCCGCATGACGGTGCCATGGCCGACTTGGTTTGGTCTGATcctgaagaaaacaataaccCCACGTTAGATCATCCAGATAATTCTGGGCAACATTTCCAAGTATCGCCTCGTGGAGCAGGCTACACGTTCGGTAGAAGTGTGGTGGAGAAATTCTTGCGCATGAACGATATGAATAGGATATATAGGGCCCATCAGCTGTGTAATGAAGGTTACCAGATATACTTTGACGGATTGGTTACAACTGTGTGGTCGGCGCCAAATTACTGTTATCGATGCGGAAATAAGGCCTCTATTTTAGAGCTATATAGTAAGGATCAGTTCTACTTCAACGTTTTCGAAGAAGCTCCCGAAAATAAACTATTGAAAGAGAACAGTTTGAACGATAATTACTCGGAAGACAGCATCACCAATTCAGTGGTCAACAGAAAACTGATAGCAGATTATTTCGAAGACGACTCTGCCTCCACGGATGGCTCCACAGATCCTGAAATGTACATGTTTTCAGACGTATACCAAGCCAGATCTGCTTCTAATAGACATGTTGATTACTTTTTATAG
- the HUB1 gene encoding ubiquitin-like protein HUB1 (similar to Saccharomyces cerevisiae HUB1 (YNR032C-A); ancestral locus Anc_6.343) — MIEVVVNDRLGKKVRVKCLGEDTVGDFKKVLSLQIGTQPNKIVLQKGGSVLKDHISLEDYEVHDETNLELYYL; from the coding sequence ATGATCGAGGTGGTCGTGAATGACCGATTGGGTAAAAAAGTCAGGGTGAAGTGTCTTGGCGAAGATACCGTGGGcgatttcaaaaaagtgtTATCCTTACAAATAGGCACTCAGCCGAACAAGATTGTTTTACAGAAGGGTGGGAGTGTCCTGAAAGACCATATCTCCCTGGAAGATTACGAGGTTCATGATGAGACAAATTTGGAACTGTATTACCTGTGA